The proteins below come from a single Peromyscus maniculatus bairdii isolate BWxNUB_F1_BW_parent chromosome 13, HU_Pman_BW_mat_3.1, whole genome shotgun sequence genomic window:
- the Stk36 gene encoding serine/threonine-protein kinase 36 isoform X1: MPRPLFFFFYLNYGWHRLTGASWSGQHHIQLIKYELSLPDVWSCSWIYSSLPPSSSYLLRDPETLAMEKYHVLEMIGEGSFGRVYKGRKKYSAQVVALKFIPKLGRSEKELRNLQREIEIMRGLWHPNIVHMLDSFETDKEVVVVTDYAEGELFQILEDDGKLPEDQVQAIAAQLVSALYYLHSHRILHRDMKPQNILLAKGGGIKLCDFGFARAMSTNTMVLTSIKGTPLYMSPELVEERPYDHTADLWSVGCILYELAVGTPPFYTTSIFQLVNLILKDPVRWPSSISSCFKNFLQGLLTKDPRQRLSWPDLLHHPFIAGRVTIITEPAGSDLGAPFTSRLPPELQVLKDEQAHRLAPKGNQSRLLRQACKRMAEEAKQKKDQNAGPGLEQEDKPGKVSPSAAPVPRLKAAPQEPSLLASILDSEMQSNWEDWATGEVPPTPRENHITLECEQAFPELRSETMGQQSSEAMDLENEEPDSDDEWQRLLETTEPVPVQLKAPLALLCNPDFCQRIQSQLRGTGEQILKGILEGASHLLPALRVLSSLLSSCSDSVLLYTFCQEAGLPRLPLSLLRHSQENSSIQQQPWYGAFLRDLVAVVQAYFSCAFNLERSQTGDSLQVFQEAANLFLDLLGKLLAQSDDSEQTFRRDSLMCFAVLCEAVDGNSRAISNAFYSSLLTTQRAVLDGLLHGLTVPQLAFHTPPGAPQVTQPLREQCEDIPGAISSALAAMCTAPVGLPSCWDAKEQVSWHLANQLTEDSSQLRPSLVSGLRHHILCLHLLKVLYSCCYISERLCQILGQEPLALESLLMLVQGKVKVADWEESTEVALYLLSLLVFRLQDLPSGLEKLGSEVATLFTRSHVVSLVNAAACLLGQLGQQGVTFDLQPQEWIAAAAHALSAPAEVRLTPPCSCGFYDGLLILLLQLLIQGKPGLTRDVAASEVWTILWHRFSMALRLPEEVTVQEDDLSLSSPPSLEPDWTLISPQGMAALLSLAMAVFTQEPQLCLSHLSQHGSILMLTLKHLLSPSFLHHLSQAPQGPEFLPVVVLSVCQLLCFPFALDVDADLLVGILADLRDSEVAICLLQVCCHHLPLLQAELPIGLLTRLALMDPTSLKQFVDTVATSSRTIISFLSIVLLSDQPFMISDLLSLLTHTARVLSPSHLSFVQELLAGSDESYRPLRSLLGHSENTVRVRTYGLLGHLLQHSMALRGALQSQTGLLSLLLLGLGDKDPAVRRGASFAVGNAAYQAGPLGPALAAAVPSLTQLLGDPQDGIRRNVASALGNLGPEGLGKELLQCQVPQRLLEMACGDPQPTVKEAALIALRSLRQESCIHQVLVSLGASEKLALLSLGNQLLPNSSTRPASARHCRKLIHLLRPTHST, from the exons ATGCCacgcccactttttttttttttttatttaaattacggCTGGCACCGACTCACAGGAGCTAGCTGGTCTGGTCAGCATCACATCCAGCTAATTAAATACGAA CTAAGCCTCCCAGATGTGTGGAGCTGTTCCTGGATCTACAGCTCGTTGCCACCATCTTCTTCCTACCTTCTGAGAGACCCTGAAACCCTTGCCATGGAAAAGTACCACGTTTTGGAGATGATTGGAGAAGGCTCTTTTGGCAGAGTGTATAAGGGCCGAAAAAAATACAGTGCTCAG GTGGTGGCCTTGAAGTTCATCCCCAAACTGGGGCGCTCAGAGAAAGAGCTGAGGAATCTGCAACGAGAGATTGAAATCATGCGGGGTCTGTGGCATCCCAACATTGTGCATATGCTTGACAGCTTTGAGACTGACAAAGAG gtggtggtggtgacggaCTATGCTGAGGGAGAACTCTTTCAGATTCTGGAAGACGATGGAAAACTTCCCGAAGACCAG GTTCAGGCCATCGCGGCCCAGCTGGTGTCAGCCCTGTACTACCTGCATTCTCACCGCATCCTCCACCGAGACATGAAACCCCAGAACATCCTTCTCGCCAAGGGCGGCGGCATCAAGCTCTGTGACTTTGG ATTTGCCCGAGCTATGAGCACTAACACCATGGTGCTGACGTCCATCAAAGGCACACCACTCTATATGTCTCCAGAGCTGGTGGAGGAGCGACCATATGACCACACAGCAGACCTCTGGTCTGTAGGCTGTATCCTGTATGAGCTGGCTGTAGGCACGCCTCCCTTCTACACGACCAGCATCTTTCAACTGGTCAACCTCATTCTCAAGGACCCTGTGCGCTGGCCCtccagcatcagctcctgcttcaag AACTTCCTGCAGGGGCTGCTCACCAAGGACCCGCGGCAGCGCCTGTCCTGGCCGGACCTCCTGCATCACCCCTTCATTGCTGGCCGTGTCACCA TAATAACTGAACCAGCAGGCTCAGATTTGGGCGCCCCGTTTACTAGCCGTCTACCTCCAGAACTTCAGGTCCTGAAGGATGAACAGGCCCACCGGCTGGCACCCAAGGGTAACCAGTCTCGCCTCCTGCGCCAGGCCTGTAAACGCATGGCTGAAGAAGCCAAGCAGAAG AAAGACCAGAATGCAGGACCTGGCCTTGAACAAGAAGATAAGCCCGGCAAGGTGTCACCCAGCGCAGCCCCTGTGCCTAGGCTAAAGGCTGCTCCTCAGGAACCAAGCCTCTTGGCTAGCATATTGGACTCAGAAATGCAGAGCAACTGGGAAGACTGGGCGACTGGAGAAGTGCCCCCTACACCTCG GGAAAACCACATCACCTTGGAGTGTGAACAAGCATTCCCAGAGCTGAGGTCAGAGACGATGGGCCAACAGAGCAGCGAGGCGATGGATCTAGAAAACGAG GAGCCAGACAGTGACGACGAGTGGCAGCGCCTCCTAGAGACCACCGAGCCTGTGCCCGTGCAGCTGAAGGCTCCTCTCGCGCTGCTTTGTAACCCTGACTTCTGCCAGCGCATCCAGAGTCAGCTGCGTGGGACTGGCGAGCAG ATCCTGAAAGGCATCCTAGAGGgtgcttcccacctcctccctgcaCTCCGTGTCCTGAGCAGTCTCCTGTCCAGCTGCAGTGACTCTGTGCTCCTGTACACCTTCTGCCAGGAGGCAGGCCTGCCCAGGCTGCCTCTGAGCCTCCTCAGACACAGCCAGGAGAACAGCAGTATCCAGCAG CAACCTTGGTATGGGGCCTTCCTGCGGGACCTGGTGGCTGTGGTTCAGGCCTACTTTTCCTGCGCCTTCAATCTGGAGAGGAGCCAGACAGGTGACAG CCTACAGGTGTTTCAGGAGGCTGCCAACCTCTTTTTGGACTTGTTGGGAAAGCTGTTGGCCCAATCGGATGACTCCGAGCAGACATTTCGCAGGGACAGCCTTATG TGCTTTGCTGTCCTGTGTGAAGCTGTGGACGGGAACAGCCGGGCCATCTCCAATGCCTTTTACTCCAGCTTGTTGACCACCCAGCGCGCTGTGTTAGACGGACTCCTTCATGGCCTAACAGTCCCTCAGCTTGCGTTCCACACCCCCCCAG GAGCCCCACAAGTGACCCAGCCACTGCGGGAGCAGTGTGAGGATATCCCTGGAGCTATTTCTTCTGCCCTGGCAGCCATGTGTACCGCTCCTGTGGGGCTGCCGAGCTGTTGGGATGCCAAGGAACAG GTCTCTTGGCATTTGGCCAATCAGCTGACTGAGGACAGTAGCCAACTGAGGCCATCCCTGGTCTCTGGTCTGCGGCATCATATCCTATGTCTCCACCTTCTCAAG GTTCTCTATTCTTGCTGCTATATCAGTGAACGCCTGTGCCAGATTCTGGGGCAAGAGCCCCTGGCCTTGGAGTCACTGTTGATGCTGGTCCAGGGCAAG GTAAAAGTAGCCGATTGGGAAGAGTCCACCGAGGTGGCACTCTACCTCCTGTCCCTTCTTGTCTTTCGGCTCCAAGATCTGCCTTCTGG GTTGGAGAAGCTGGGCAGTGAGGTTGCTACCCTTTTCACCCGCTCACACGTCGTCTCTCTTGTG AATGCAGCAGCCTGCCTCTTAGGCCAACTTGGTCAGCAAGGggtgacctttgacctccagccccaggaatggATTGCTGCAGCTGCACATGCCCTGTCTGCCCCTGCAGAG GTCCGGCTGACACCACCGTGCAGCTGCGGCTTCTATGATGGTCTCCTCATCCTTCTGCTCCAGCTCCTTATTCAG GGGAAGCCTGGCCTGACCAGGGACGTGGCTGCTTCCGAGGTGTGGACCATTCTGTGGCACCGCTTTTCCATGGCCCTGAGGCTACCTGAGGAGGTGACTGTACAGGAAGACGATCTGTCACTATCAAGTCCGCCCAGCCTAGAGCCAGACTGGACACTGATTTCACCCCAAG GCATGGCGGCCTTGCTGAGCCTGGCCATGGCCGTCTTCACCCAGGAGCCCCAGTTATGCCTGAGCCACCTGTCCCAGCATGGAAGCATCCTCATGTTGACCCTGAAGCACCTGCTCTCCCCCAGCTTCTTGCATCACCTGAGCCAAGC GCCTCAGGGGCCCGAGTTCCTCCCTGTCGTGGTCCTCTCCGTGTGCCAGCTGCTTTGCTTCCCTTTTGCCCTGGATGTGGATGCTGACCTCCTTGTAGGCATCTTGGCCGACCTCAGGGACTCAGAAGTTGCAATCTGCCTGCTGCAG GTctgctgccaccacctcccgTTGTTACAAGCAGAGCTGCCCATTGGTCTGCTTACACGCCTGGCCCTCATGGATCCCACCTCTCTCAAGCAGTTTGTGGACACAGTGGCTACCTCTTCCAGGACCATCATCTCATTCCTCTCTATTGTTCTGCTGAGTGACCAGCCCTTCATGATTTCTGACCTTCTGTCCCTGCTGACCCACACAGCCCGGGTTCTATCCCCCAGCCACTTGTCCTTTGTCCAGGAGCTCCTGGCTGGCTCTGATGAATCCTATCGGCCATTGCGAAGCCTCCTGGGCCACTCAGAGAACACCGTGCGGGTGCGTACTTACGGGCTTCTGGGACACTTGTTACAGCACAGCATGGCCCTACGTGGGGCACTGCAGAGCCAGACAGGACTGCTCAGCCTTCTGCTGCTAGGACTTGGAGACAAGGACCCTGCCGTGCGCCGCGGTGCCAGCTTTGCTGTGGGCAATGCGGCCTACCAGGCTGGTCCCTTGGGACCTGCCCTGGCAGCTGCAGTGCCCAGTTTGACCCAGCTGCTTGGAGATCCTCAGGATGGTATCCGGCGCAATGTTGCATCAGCTCTGGGCAATCTGGGACCCGAAGGACTGGGCAAGGAGCTATTACAGTGCCAAGTACCCCAGCGGCTCCTAGAAATGGCATGTGGAGACCCTCAGCCAACTGTCAAGGAGGCCGCCCTCATTGCTCTGCGGAGCCTCCGACAAGAGTCCTGTATTCATCAG GTGCTGGTGTCCCTGGGTGCCAGTGAGAAATTAGCCTTGCTCTCTTTGGGGAACCAGTTACTGCCGAATAGcagcaccaggcctgcctctgccagacATTGCAGGAAACTCATCCACCTCCTGAGGCCAACCCACAGCACGTGA
- the Stk36 gene encoding serine/threonine-protein kinase 36 isoform X2 has protein sequence MEKYHVLEMIGEGSFGRVYKGRKKYSAQVVALKFIPKLGRSEKELRNLQREIEIMRGLWHPNIVHMLDSFETDKEVVVVTDYAEGELFQILEDDGKLPEDQVQAIAAQLVSALYYLHSHRILHRDMKPQNILLAKGGGIKLCDFGFARAMSTNTMVLTSIKGTPLYMSPELVEERPYDHTADLWSVGCILYELAVGTPPFYTTSIFQLVNLILKDPVRWPSSISSCFKNFLQGLLTKDPRQRLSWPDLLHHPFIAGRVTIITEPAGSDLGAPFTSRLPPELQVLKDEQAHRLAPKGNQSRLLRQACKRMAEEAKQKKDQNAGPGLEQEDKPGKVSPSAAPVPRLKAAPQEPSLLASILDSEMQSNWEDWATGEVPPTPRENHITLECEQAFPELRSETMGQQSSEAMDLENEEPDSDDEWQRLLETTEPVPVQLKAPLALLCNPDFCQRIQSQLRGTGEQILKGILEGASHLLPALRVLSSLLSSCSDSVLLYTFCQEAGLPRLPLSLLRHSQENSSIQQQPWYGAFLRDLVAVVQAYFSCAFNLERSQTGDSLQVFQEAANLFLDLLGKLLAQSDDSEQTFRRDSLMCFAVLCEAVDGNSRAISNAFYSSLLTTQRAVLDGLLHGLTVPQLAFHTPPGAPQVTQPLREQCEDIPGAISSALAAMCTAPVGLPSCWDAKEQVSWHLANQLTEDSSQLRPSLVSGLRHHILCLHLLKVLYSCCYISERLCQILGQEPLALESLLMLVQGKVKVADWEESTEVALYLLSLLVFRLQDLPSGLEKLGSEVATLFTRSHVVSLVNAAACLLGQLGQQGVTFDLQPQEWIAAAAHALSAPAEVRLTPPCSCGFYDGLLILLLQLLIQGKPGLTRDVAASEVWTILWHRFSMALRLPEEVTVQEDDLSLSSPPSLEPDWTLISPQGMAALLSLAMAVFTQEPQLCLSHLSQHGSILMLTLKHLLSPSFLHHLSQAPQGPEFLPVVVLSVCQLLCFPFALDVDADLLVGILADLRDSEVAICLLQVCCHHLPLLQAELPIGLLTRLALMDPTSLKQFVDTVATSSRTIISFLSIVLLSDQPFMISDLLSLLTHTARVLSPSHLSFVQELLAGSDESYRPLRSLLGHSENTVRVRTYGLLGHLLQHSMALRGALQSQTGLLSLLLLGLGDKDPAVRRGASFAVGNAAYQAGPLGPALAAAVPSLTQLLGDPQDGIRRNVASALGNLGPEGLGKELLQCQVPQRLLEMACGDPQPTVKEAALIALRSLRQESCIHQVLVSLGASEKLALLSLGNQLLPNSSTRPASARHCRKLIHLLRPTHST, from the exons ATGGAAAAGTACCACGTTTTGGAGATGATTGGAGAAGGCTCTTTTGGCAGAGTGTATAAGGGCCGAAAAAAATACAGTGCTCAG GTGGTGGCCTTGAAGTTCATCCCCAAACTGGGGCGCTCAGAGAAAGAGCTGAGGAATCTGCAACGAGAGATTGAAATCATGCGGGGTCTGTGGCATCCCAACATTGTGCATATGCTTGACAGCTTTGAGACTGACAAAGAG gtggtggtggtgacggaCTATGCTGAGGGAGAACTCTTTCAGATTCTGGAAGACGATGGAAAACTTCCCGAAGACCAG GTTCAGGCCATCGCGGCCCAGCTGGTGTCAGCCCTGTACTACCTGCATTCTCACCGCATCCTCCACCGAGACATGAAACCCCAGAACATCCTTCTCGCCAAGGGCGGCGGCATCAAGCTCTGTGACTTTGG ATTTGCCCGAGCTATGAGCACTAACACCATGGTGCTGACGTCCATCAAAGGCACACCACTCTATATGTCTCCAGAGCTGGTGGAGGAGCGACCATATGACCACACAGCAGACCTCTGGTCTGTAGGCTGTATCCTGTATGAGCTGGCTGTAGGCACGCCTCCCTTCTACACGACCAGCATCTTTCAACTGGTCAACCTCATTCTCAAGGACCCTGTGCGCTGGCCCtccagcatcagctcctgcttcaag AACTTCCTGCAGGGGCTGCTCACCAAGGACCCGCGGCAGCGCCTGTCCTGGCCGGACCTCCTGCATCACCCCTTCATTGCTGGCCGTGTCACCA TAATAACTGAACCAGCAGGCTCAGATTTGGGCGCCCCGTTTACTAGCCGTCTACCTCCAGAACTTCAGGTCCTGAAGGATGAACAGGCCCACCGGCTGGCACCCAAGGGTAACCAGTCTCGCCTCCTGCGCCAGGCCTGTAAACGCATGGCTGAAGAAGCCAAGCAGAAG AAAGACCAGAATGCAGGACCTGGCCTTGAACAAGAAGATAAGCCCGGCAAGGTGTCACCCAGCGCAGCCCCTGTGCCTAGGCTAAAGGCTGCTCCTCAGGAACCAAGCCTCTTGGCTAGCATATTGGACTCAGAAATGCAGAGCAACTGGGAAGACTGGGCGACTGGAGAAGTGCCCCCTACACCTCG GGAAAACCACATCACCTTGGAGTGTGAACAAGCATTCCCAGAGCTGAGGTCAGAGACGATGGGCCAACAGAGCAGCGAGGCGATGGATCTAGAAAACGAG GAGCCAGACAGTGACGACGAGTGGCAGCGCCTCCTAGAGACCACCGAGCCTGTGCCCGTGCAGCTGAAGGCTCCTCTCGCGCTGCTTTGTAACCCTGACTTCTGCCAGCGCATCCAGAGTCAGCTGCGTGGGACTGGCGAGCAG ATCCTGAAAGGCATCCTAGAGGgtgcttcccacctcctccctgcaCTCCGTGTCCTGAGCAGTCTCCTGTCCAGCTGCAGTGACTCTGTGCTCCTGTACACCTTCTGCCAGGAGGCAGGCCTGCCCAGGCTGCCTCTGAGCCTCCTCAGACACAGCCAGGAGAACAGCAGTATCCAGCAG CAACCTTGGTATGGGGCCTTCCTGCGGGACCTGGTGGCTGTGGTTCAGGCCTACTTTTCCTGCGCCTTCAATCTGGAGAGGAGCCAGACAGGTGACAG CCTACAGGTGTTTCAGGAGGCTGCCAACCTCTTTTTGGACTTGTTGGGAAAGCTGTTGGCCCAATCGGATGACTCCGAGCAGACATTTCGCAGGGACAGCCTTATG TGCTTTGCTGTCCTGTGTGAAGCTGTGGACGGGAACAGCCGGGCCATCTCCAATGCCTTTTACTCCAGCTTGTTGACCACCCAGCGCGCTGTGTTAGACGGACTCCTTCATGGCCTAACAGTCCCTCAGCTTGCGTTCCACACCCCCCCAG GAGCCCCACAAGTGACCCAGCCACTGCGGGAGCAGTGTGAGGATATCCCTGGAGCTATTTCTTCTGCCCTGGCAGCCATGTGTACCGCTCCTGTGGGGCTGCCGAGCTGTTGGGATGCCAAGGAACAG GTCTCTTGGCATTTGGCCAATCAGCTGACTGAGGACAGTAGCCAACTGAGGCCATCCCTGGTCTCTGGTCTGCGGCATCATATCCTATGTCTCCACCTTCTCAAG GTTCTCTATTCTTGCTGCTATATCAGTGAACGCCTGTGCCAGATTCTGGGGCAAGAGCCCCTGGCCTTGGAGTCACTGTTGATGCTGGTCCAGGGCAAG GTAAAAGTAGCCGATTGGGAAGAGTCCACCGAGGTGGCACTCTACCTCCTGTCCCTTCTTGTCTTTCGGCTCCAAGATCTGCCTTCTGG GTTGGAGAAGCTGGGCAGTGAGGTTGCTACCCTTTTCACCCGCTCACACGTCGTCTCTCTTGTG AATGCAGCAGCCTGCCTCTTAGGCCAACTTGGTCAGCAAGGggtgacctttgacctccagccccaggaatggATTGCTGCAGCTGCACATGCCCTGTCTGCCCCTGCAGAG GTCCGGCTGACACCACCGTGCAGCTGCGGCTTCTATGATGGTCTCCTCATCCTTCTGCTCCAGCTCCTTATTCAG GGGAAGCCTGGCCTGACCAGGGACGTGGCTGCTTCCGAGGTGTGGACCATTCTGTGGCACCGCTTTTCCATGGCCCTGAGGCTACCTGAGGAGGTGACTGTACAGGAAGACGATCTGTCACTATCAAGTCCGCCCAGCCTAGAGCCAGACTGGACACTGATTTCACCCCAAG GCATGGCGGCCTTGCTGAGCCTGGCCATGGCCGTCTTCACCCAGGAGCCCCAGTTATGCCTGAGCCACCTGTCCCAGCATGGAAGCATCCTCATGTTGACCCTGAAGCACCTGCTCTCCCCCAGCTTCTTGCATCACCTGAGCCAAGC GCCTCAGGGGCCCGAGTTCCTCCCTGTCGTGGTCCTCTCCGTGTGCCAGCTGCTTTGCTTCCCTTTTGCCCTGGATGTGGATGCTGACCTCCTTGTAGGCATCTTGGCCGACCTCAGGGACTCAGAAGTTGCAATCTGCCTGCTGCAG GTctgctgccaccacctcccgTTGTTACAAGCAGAGCTGCCCATTGGTCTGCTTACACGCCTGGCCCTCATGGATCCCACCTCTCTCAAGCAGTTTGTGGACACAGTGGCTACCTCTTCCAGGACCATCATCTCATTCCTCTCTATTGTTCTGCTGAGTGACCAGCCCTTCATGATTTCTGACCTTCTGTCCCTGCTGACCCACACAGCCCGGGTTCTATCCCCCAGCCACTTGTCCTTTGTCCAGGAGCTCCTGGCTGGCTCTGATGAATCCTATCGGCCATTGCGAAGCCTCCTGGGCCACTCAGAGAACACCGTGCGGGTGCGTACTTACGGGCTTCTGGGACACTTGTTACAGCACAGCATGGCCCTACGTGGGGCACTGCAGAGCCAGACAGGACTGCTCAGCCTTCTGCTGCTAGGACTTGGAGACAAGGACCCTGCCGTGCGCCGCGGTGCCAGCTTTGCTGTGGGCAATGCGGCCTACCAGGCTGGTCCCTTGGGACCTGCCCTGGCAGCTGCAGTGCCCAGTTTGACCCAGCTGCTTGGAGATCCTCAGGATGGTATCCGGCGCAATGTTGCATCAGCTCTGGGCAATCTGGGACCCGAAGGACTGGGCAAGGAGCTATTACAGTGCCAAGTACCCCAGCGGCTCCTAGAAATGGCATGTGGAGACCCTCAGCCAACTGTCAAGGAGGCCGCCCTCATTGCTCTGCGGAGCCTCCGACAAGAGTCCTGTATTCATCAG GTGCTGGTGTCCCTGGGTGCCAGTGAGAAATTAGCCTTGCTCTCTTTGGGGAACCAGTTACTGCCGAATAGcagcaccaggcctgcctctgccagacATTGCAGGAAACTCATCCACCTCCTGAGGCCAACCCACAGCACGTGA